The Vicia villosa cultivar HV-30 ecotype Madison, WI linkage group LG1, Vvil1.0, whole genome shotgun sequence genome includes a region encoding these proteins:
- the LOC131604435 gene encoding probable calcium-binding protein CML15 — MSKVKVDQLNQLREIFKRFDMDSDGSLTMLELAALIRSLGLKPSGDQVQVMLSKMDSNRNGSVEFDELVRVIMPNMNEEVLVNQEKLIGVFKCFDRDGNGYISAAELAGAMAKMGQPLTYKELRDMIKEADMDGDGVISFSEFATIMASSASDFLGEFGYRNKTHSF; from the coding sequence ATGTCAAAGGTTAAAGTTGATCAACTTAACCAACTAAGAGAAATCTTCAAACGCTTCGACATGGATTCAGATGGAAGCCTAACAATGCTAGAGTTAGCAGCACTTATTCGTTCATTAGGTCTCAAACCCTCAGGTGACCAAGTTCAAGTCATGTTGTCAAAAATGGACTCAAACAGAAACGGTTCTGTTGAGTTTGATGAGCTAGTGAGAGTCATAATGCCAAACATGAATGAAGAGGTGTTGGTGAATCAAGAAAAACTCATAGGTGTGTTTAAGTGCTTTGACCGCGATGGCAATGGTTATATTTCGGCTGCTGAATTGGCTGGAGCCATGGCTAAAATGGGCCAGCCACTTACTTATAAAGAGCTTAGAGATATGATTAAAGAAGCTGATATGGATGGTGATGGTGTTATTAGTTTTAGTGAGTTTGCAACTATTATGGCTAGTTCTGCTTCTGATTTTTTGGGAGAGTTTGGTTATAGAAACAAAACacattccttttaa